The Streptomyces sp. NBC_01268 genome segment TCGACGCGCAGGCGCGCCACGAGCGGGGTGCCCGCGGCATGGAGGAGGCGCACTGCTGTCTTCATGCCGAACACGTTAACACTTGAACTTTGAGATCCTCAAAGGGGTTCTTTGGGGGCAGGGATCGCCGTAGCGCCTTCGAAACGCAGAAAACCCCTGACGGGAGCCTTCGAAGCTCCCGCCAGGGGCGGAGATGTGAAGTGGCTTACGCGGCCTTTACGCCACGCGGACCGAGACCGATCGGGCAGCTCAGGCCGCGTCCTCGGCGGAGCGGTTCGCCTCGAGCCGGCCCTTGGCGCGGTCGACCTTCTCGACGATCTGGACGCTCATCGCGTCCCGCTCCTTGCGCAGCAGCACGAAGCTGAGCGGCGCGGAGATGACCACCGAGAGCAGCAGGACCCACAGCAGGTTGGAGTCGCCGAGGCCGCGCGGCAGCACGCCGACGTAGACCAGGCCCCACAGCGCGAGGAAGCTGCCGGCGAAGATGCCGAGGCGCATCAGGGTGTAGCGGAGCATGTCTGTTCCCTCCCATACCGGACGAGCGTCCCTCCAGTGAAGCACGGGGAGGGACGCCCGCCGGGACCGGGGTCTCGTCGCGGGTCCCGGCGGGCGCCCGCCGCGGATCCAGGACCCGGCCGGCGGAGCTCGCCCCGCCGGGCCCGACCGTCTTGTCGAGGAAGGCCCGCGGGAGGAAGGCGTCCGAGGGCCGGAACTCCTTGAGCACCCCATCGAGTAAGGGATAGATTCACGCCATGACCCTTACCTTTGAGCTGGATCCGCCCGTCGGCCCCGCGCTGCGCGACGGCGTGCTCGACCTCTGGGCGGACGTGTCCAACGCGGGCGGTGCCGTCGGCTTCGTACCGCCCGTCACCCGCGAGGAGATCCGGCCCGCGCTGCTCACCCACCTGGTGGGGATGGCCCGGGGCACGACCCGGCTGCTCGTCGGCCGCGAGGACGACGGCGCCGGCGAGGTCGCCGCCACCGCCTTCTTCACGTACAACAGCCACCCCCTGATGACGCACTGGGTGTGGCTGTACACGGTGATGGTGCACCCCCGGCACCAGGGCAAGGGGTACGGGCTGGAGCTGATGGCCGCGGTCGAGCGCGCGGCGCGGACCGCCGAGGGCTTCGAGCGGATCGAGGCCGTCCGGCTCACCTGCCGGGGCGGCACCGGCGTCGACGCCTTCTACGCGCGGGCCGGCTACAAGGAGGTCGGCCGCGTCCCG includes the following:
- a CDS encoding GNAT family N-acetyltransferase — encoded protein: MTLTFELDPPVGPALRDGVLDLWADVSNAGGAVGFVPPVTREEIRPALLTHLVGMARGTTRLLVGREDDGAGEVAATAFFTYNSHPLMTHWVWLYTVMVHPRHQGKGYGLELMAAVERAARTAEGFERIEAVRLTCRGGTGVDAFYARAGYKEVGRVPAAVRVSPGDDRDEIVMLLPLT
- a CDS encoding DUF4229 domain-containing protein, coding for MLRYTLMRLGIFAGSFLALWGLVYVGVLPRGLGDSNLLWVLLLSVVISAPLSFVLLRKERDAMSVQIVEKVDRAKGRLEANRSAEDAA